From Phalacrocorax carbo chromosome 6, bPhaCar2.1, whole genome shotgun sequence, a single genomic window includes:
- the LOC135314081 gene encoding LOW QUALITY PROTEIN: 1-phosphatidylinositol phosphodiesterase-like (The sequence of the model RefSeq protein was modified relative to this genomic sequence to represent the inferred CDS: inserted 1 base in 1 codon) encodes MEARCRHNAAFDCMPQPAVCCPDWMAALPDALPLSRLSIPGTHDSLSLFGGRRLRCQSWGLEAQLAAGIRFLDVRCKLARGELHVYHLCTFQRASLRGVLRRTLRFLRAHPSEAVLMRIKEELPIFPRSNFATQLHHCLLEEGRGHVWCQEEVPTLGQARGKIVVLEALAQEVLGIPYEQLSISDAWNVLSLERKWARARRHLERAAGGEPTTMHLTFCSGNGLFTCPEEVARFVNPRCYQHLRRRRGQPVRWGVVIMDFPGAGLLRLIMESNTSWASGHITAAPGTPTVPSRHPHGRRDRXPQPAQLCSLPTPVSIGTDAAPSPTPLPKDVSAHRAKTVF; translated from the exons ATGGAGGCACGGTGCCGGCACAACGCGGCATTCGACTGCATGCCCCAGCCGGCAGTCTGCTGCCCTGACTGGATGGCGGCGCTCCCCGATGCCCTGCCCCTCTCCCGCCTCTCCATCCCTGGCACCCATGACTCCCTCAGCCTGTTTGGCGGCCGGCGCCTGCGGTGCCAGAGCTGGGGCCTGGAGGCTCAACTGGCGGCTGGCATCCGTTTCCTGGATGTGCGCTGCAAGCTGGCACGGGGTGAGCTTCACGTCTACCACCTCTGCACCTTCCAGCGGGCCAGCCTGAGGGGGGTGCTGCGCCGCACCCTGCGCTTCCTCCGTGCCCACCCCAGTGAGGCCGTGCTCATGCGCATCAAGGAGGAGCTGCCCATCTTCCCCCGGTCCAACTTTGCCACCCAGCTGCACCACTGCTTGCTGGAGGAGGGACGAGGCCATGTGTGGTGCCAAGAGGAGGTGCCAACGCTGGGCCAGGCACGGGGGAAGATCGTGGTGCTGGAGGCGCTGGCACAGGAGGTGCTGGGCATCCCCTACGAGCAGTTGAGCATCAGCGACGCCTGGAACGTGCTCTCACTGGAGCGCAAGTGGGCCCGGGCGCGACGGCACCTGGAGAGGGCAGCTGGCGGGGAACCTACTACCATGCACCTCACCTTCTGCTCCGGCAACGGGCTCTTCACCTGTCCTGAGGAGGTGGCTCGCTTTGTGAACCCCCGCTGCTACCAGCACCTGCGGCGCCGGAGGGGGCAGCCCGTGCGCTGGGGGGTGGTCATCATGGACTTCCCCGGGGCAGGGCTCCTCCGGCTCATCATGGAGAGCAACACCTCATGGGCCAGCGGACACATCacagcagcccctggcacccccACAGTACCCTCACGGCACCCCCATGGCAGAAGGGACA CGCCGCAGCCGGCACAGCTCTGCTCGCTGCCCACGCCGGTGTCCATTGGGACAGacgctgctcccagccccacgCCTCTGCCAAAGGACGTCAGCGCCCACAGAGCAAAAACGGTTTTCTAG
- the HTATIP2 gene encoding oxidoreductase HTATIP2 translates to MAAAAEGGGACFVLGASGETGRALLRELLARRLFARVTLVGRRRLSLGEETGAAVEQAVVDFERLSEHAAAFQGHDVGFCCLGTTRAKAGAAGFVRVDRDYVAQAAELARAGGCKHFVLQSSQGANQHSRFLYLRVKGEVENLVEAVGFDRCTILRPAVLLCKRQESRPTEWMAQQFLSVVARVFPTAYSVPVETVARAMVASVLQPGEGKVEVLENAAIHRLGKAVPQQGT, encoded by the exons ATGGCGGCGGCtgcggagggcggcggggcctgCTTCGTGCTGGGCGCCTCGGGGGAGACGGGCCGGGCGCTGCTGCGGGAGCTGCTGGCCCGGCGGCTCTTCGCCAGGGTGACCCTGGTCGGGCGGCGCCGGCTGAGCCTGGGCGAGGAGACGGGGGCGGCCGTG GAGCAGGCGGTAGTGGACTTCGAGCGGCTGAGCGAGCACGCCGCCGCCTTCCAGGGACACGACGTTGGcttctgctgcctgggcaccACCAGGGCCAAGGCTGGGGCG GCTGGCTTTGTCCGCGTGGACCGGGACTACGTGgcgcaggcagcagagctggcgcgggcagggggctgcaaACACTTCGTCCTGCAGTCCTCCCAGGGGGCAAACCAGCACAGCCGCTTCCTCTACCTCCGCGTGAAG GGAGAAGTGGAGAACCTGGTCGAGGCTGTTGGTTTTGATCGCTGTACAATTCTCCGGCCAGC ggtgctgctgtgCAAGCGCCAGGAGTCCCGCCCCACAGAATGGATGGCCCAGCAGTTCCTGAGTGTTGTGGCCCGGGTCTTCCCCACTGCTTACTCGGTACCTGTGGAAACAGTGGCCAGAGCTATGGTGGCCAGTGTGCTTCAGCCAGGCGAGGGGAAGGTGGAGGTGCTGGAGAACGCGGCCATCCACAGGCTGGGAAAGGCAGTGCCACAGCAGGGCACGTAG